In Leuconostocaceae bacterium ESL0723, the following proteins share a genomic window:
- a CDS encoding MFS transporter, with product MFKNLRQLNRFSLLLLAIAFVMSISQSTMTTAYPILMQHFHVDASVVQWLTTGFMIAMTLMMPLSPWLMDNVPLKRLLNGIVAVFLLGTAIAMVTPVFAGIIIGRLLEGLAVGALFPTYQALIIENTPVEKRGVSMGIVGLVMGSALAVGPIVSGFVLQLESWRWLFIIFFVILLILIVSLQGQIKQSHKIQPSGFDFWSALLLLGFGGILYTVSILPDTGLSLSWYLYLAVSLAVLVAFIVRQLRLKHPFLNLSVFEYHGYLPAMLLTGISYSGLITTTVLMPLYYQRIFHLAPFWSGLLMVPAAAFLSLLNPRAGALLNRIGLRRLVVIGTTMMIVGYAALALAGTSSIIVGVIAAMLLEGGNAFIMMPSLTFANDALPDNLVPHGTAIITTMRQFIGAGSIVVATLLITSFNAHLNYGAALSHTAAWFILIPVLGLLLATQLKKRIKA from the coding sequence ATGTTTAAGAATCTACGTCAATTGAATCGGTTTTCCTTGTTGTTGCTAGCGATTGCCTTCGTGATGTCAATTAGCCAGTCGACCATGACCACCGCATATCCAATCCTAATGCAGCACTTCCACGTCGATGCCAGCGTGGTGCAGTGGTTAACGACCGGTTTCATGATTGCGATGACCCTGATGATGCCCCTTAGTCCCTGGTTGATGGATAATGTGCCTTTAAAGCGCCTCTTAAATGGGATTGTTGCAGTCTTCCTGCTGGGGACGGCGATTGCCATGGTCACGCCAGTCTTTGCTGGTATCATCATCGGCCGCCTTCTAGAGGGACTGGCCGTGGGCGCCCTCTTTCCAACTTATCAGGCTCTGATTATTGAAAACACACCGGTTGAAAAGCGGGGGGTCAGCATGGGTATTGTTGGCCTGGTCATGGGTTCAGCCCTAGCCGTTGGTCCAATTGTTTCTGGCTTTGTCCTCCAACTGGAATCTTGGCGCTGGCTCTTTATCATTTTCTTTGTGATTCTCTTAATCCTGATTGTTTCCCTGCAGGGACAAATTAAGCAGAGTCACAAGATTCAGCCCAGTGGTTTTGATTTCTGGTCAGCCCTGCTCTTGCTGGGCTTCGGTGGCATCCTATATACGGTTTCCATCCTGCCAGACACGGGTCTGAGCCTGAGCTGGTATCTTTATTTAGCTGTGAGCCTGGCCGTTTTGGTGGCCTTCATTGTCCGCCAGCTCCGCCTCAAGCATCCGTTCTTGAATTTGTCAGTCTTTGAGTACCACGGCTACCTGCCTGCGATGCTGCTAACCGGGATTTCTTATTCTGGTTTGATTACCACCACGGTTTTGATGCCTTTGTACTACCAGCGGATTTTCCACCTGGCCCCATTCTGGTCAGGATTGTTGATGGTACCAGCAGCAGCCTTCTTGAGCCTGCTGAATCCTCGGGCCGGGGCCCTGTTAAACCGGATTGGTCTGCGGCGCCTGGTTGTGATTGGTACGACCATGATGATTGTCGGTTATGCGGCGCTGGCCCTAGCCGGCACTAGTAGCATTATCGTGGGTGTGATTGCGGCCATGCTCCTAGAAGGTGGCAATGCCTTTATCATGATGCCATCACTGACCTTTGCCAACGATGCCCTGCCAGATAACTTAGTGCCTCACGGAACGGCCATCATTACCACCATGCGCCAGTTCATTGGGGCCGGTAGTATCGTGGTGGCCACCCTGTTGATTACCAGCTTTAACGCGCACCTGAACTACGGTGCGGCCCTGTCTCACACGGCCGCTTGGTTCATCCTGATTCCGGTGCTGGGCCTGCTCTTAGCTACCCAGTTGAAAAAACGAATCAAGGCCTAA
- the udk gene encoding uridine kinase produces the protein MVKKPLVIGITGGSGSGKTTVSQALVKRLAIHNPILLQQDSYYRDQSDKPMAERALVNYDHPDSFETDLFVSDLAQLIDHHAIDKPVYDYAHHTRAKETIHVRPADVIIVDGVLLFNDRRVRDLLDLKVYVDTDDDIRFIRRLQRDTRERGRTVDGVIEQYLATVKPMHHQFVEPTKRYADIIVPEGGQNFVAIDMLMNQALAIVAAQKDR, from the coding sequence GTGGTTAAGAAACCATTAGTCATTGGCATAACTGGTGGATCAGGTTCCGGGAAAACGACCGTTTCTCAGGCCCTGGTTAAGCGTCTGGCCATTCATAATCCAATTTTGCTACAGCAGGACTCATACTACCGCGACCAGTCTGACAAGCCCATGGCTGAGCGGGCCCTGGTTAACTATGACCACCCGGACTCCTTTGAAACTGATCTTTTTGTTTCTGACCTGGCCCAGTTAATTGACCATCATGCCATTGATAAGCCAGTTTATGACTATGCCCACCACACCCGGGCCAAGGAAACTATCCATGTCCGGCCGGCAGACGTGATTATCGTTGATGGGGTCTTACTCTTTAATGACCGGCGGGTCCGCGACCTGCTGGATTTGAAAGTTTACGTCGATACCGATGACGACATTCGTTTCATTCGCCGTCTGCAGCGCGATACCCGTGAACGGGGGCGGACGGTCGATGGGGTGATTGAGCAGTACTTAGCCACCGTTAAACCCATGCACCACCAGTTCGTGGAACCGACCAAGCGCTATGCCGATATCATCGTGCCGGAAGGCGGTCAGAACTTCGTGGCCATTGACATGTTAATGAACCAAGCCCTGGCCATTGTGGCCGCACAAAAGGACCGTTGA
- a CDS encoding MurR/RpiR family transcriptional regulator produces the protein MANNILQQLHLQQHHSKGTEAKLVAFLLKQKNLAGELTIKEMADRTGVSTSTISRFVKKIGFDSYREFSLAMASLATQNPPVDLFGEISDSDNTAAITKKVFQGAKNALDLTAENLKASDLETASRWLVEAHRVGFFGIGGSSLVAFNAYHKFLRTPIDVISHPDYDIQLMQAVKLTDSDTAVVISHSGRNKDTLLVANKLKENGVKFIAITSFADSPLAQLADLVLLSLADEVNFRSESMSSLIAQITIIDTLFTLVGSQLPHKTQAVVDTMRDVIENTRLN, from the coding sequence ATGGCCAATAACATCCTCCAGCAGTTACACCTGCAACAACACCACAGCAAGGGCACTGAAGCTAAATTAGTTGCCTTCTTATTGAAGCAAAAGAACCTGGCCGGTGAACTAACCATTAAGGAAATGGCCGACCGGACTGGCGTCTCAACCTCTACCATTTCCCGCTTCGTTAAAAAAATTGGCTTTGACTCCTACCGTGAATTTTCCCTGGCTATGGCCAGCCTGGCCACTCAAAACCCACCAGTCGATCTCTTCGGTGAAATCAGCGACAGTGATAACACCGCCGCCATTACCAAAAAGGTCTTCCAAGGGGCTAAAAACGCCCTGGACCTCACGGCCGAGAATCTAAAGGCCAGTGACTTAGAAACCGCTTCACGTTGGTTAGTTGAGGCCCACCGGGTGGGCTTCTTTGGCATTGGTGGTTCTTCCCTAGTTGCCTTTAACGCCTACCATAAGTTCTTGCGGACGCCAATTGACGTTATTTCCCACCCCGATTATGATATCCAGCTGATGCAGGCCGTTAAGTTAACAGACAGTGACACGGCCGTAGTGATTTCACACTCTGGCCGGAACAAGGACACCCTCCTGGTGGCTAACAAGCTCAAGGAAAACGGGGTTAAGTTCATCGCCATCACTTCCTTTGCAGACTCGCCTTTGGCCCAGCTGGCCGACCTGGTCCTGCTGTCCTTGGCTGATGAGGTCAATTTCCGGTCTGAGTCGATGAGTTCCTTAATTGCTCAAATCACGATTATTGATACCCTCTTCACCCTGGTGGGATCCCAGCTTCCCCACAAAACCCAGGCCGTGGTCGACACCATGCGAGATGTCATTGAAAACACCCGCCTGAATTAA
- the gnd gene encoding decarboxylating 6-phosphogluconate dehydrogenase — translation MKFAMIGLGKMGLNLVKNAVDHGHEVVAFDLNPDFVQEAADYSDKVEGATSIDDMLSKLPTPKIVWVMVPAGMPTNSTIDTLIEKMDAGDIIIDGGNSNYKDNLAQNERTTAAGIKFFDAGTSGGMNGARNGGNFMIGGDDPEAWKILEPLFKSISEPDGYLYTGRLGSGHYLKMVHNGIEYGMMQAIAEGFEVLEASQFDYDYAAVAKLWNHGSVIRSWLMELAEEQFDKDPKLSAISGRMHSSGEGKWTVEESLDLEVPAPVIYLSLAMRYRSLQEDTFSGKVVSALRNGFGGHAMDAAKK, via the coding sequence ATGAAGTTTGCGATGATCGGACTAGGTAAGATGGGTCTTAACCTGGTAAAGAACGCTGTTGATCACGGTCATGAAGTTGTGGCCTTTGATTTGAACCCTGACTTTGTTCAGGAAGCAGCAGATTACTCTGACAAGGTTGAGGGGGCTACTAGCATTGATGACATGCTTTCAAAGCTCCCAACGCCAAAGATTGTCTGGGTCATGGTACCCGCAGGTATGCCTACTAACTCAACCATTGATACTTTGATTGAGAAGATGGATGCCGGTGACATCATCATCGATGGTGGAAACTCAAACTACAAGGACAACCTGGCTCAAAACGAGCGGACGACTGCCGCTGGTATCAAGTTCTTCGATGCCGGTACTTCTGGTGGAATGAACGGTGCCCGTAACGGTGGTAACTTCATGATTGGTGGCGATGACCCCGAAGCTTGGAAGATTTTGGAGCCATTGTTCAAGTCAATCTCAGAACCTGATGGCTACCTTTACACCGGTCGCCTTGGTTCAGGTCACTACCTGAAGATGGTCCACAATGGAATTGAATATGGAATGATGCAGGCGATTGCCGAAGGATTTGAAGTTTTGGAAGCTTCACAGTTCGACTACGATTACGCCGCAGTTGCTAAGCTTTGGAACCATGGTTCGGTTATCCGTTCATGGCTCATGGAGTTGGCTGAAGAGCAGTTCGACAAGGACCCTAAGCTTTCAGCTATTTCCGGTCGGATGCATTCATCTGGTGAAGGTAAGTGGACGGTTGAGGAATCTCTTGATTTGGAAGTTCCTGCCCCAGTTATTTACCTTTCACTGGCAATGCGTTACCGTTCCCTGCAAGAAGATACTTTCAGTGGAAAAGTGGTTTCAGCCCTACGTAACGGCTTCGGTGGTCACGCAATGGATGCGGCCAAGAAGTAA
- the gntK gene encoding gluconokinase yields MDYMIGVDLGTTSTKAVLFDDQNKVVAQSNMGYDLYRDIPDMAEEDMEEIFVAFVNSIGSVIRKVDLSDGDKIAAVSFSSAMHSLIAFDEDWKPLTRVITWADTRAVDYSDKLKESGLGQEIYSKTGTPIHPMAPLSKLMWLKAEHPEIADKAAHYLGIKEFIFHRLFGANKMDISIASGTGLFNIFDLKWDKQALEVAGITEKQLPEPVSPYEYETKMLPKYAAVMGLLEDTPFVYGAGDGPLSNLGVDAVKPGVAAITIGTSGAIRVTSDKPVIDPKGRTFTYALDKDHWVVGGPVNNGGDVFRWARDNLFDAEKSTAALLGRDAYDLMTEIAARIPAGSDGLLFHPYLGGERAPIWDANARGSFFGLNHSHTRANMLRAVLEGITFNVYMVSLALEEVVGSLKSIQATGGFARSPLWRQMFADIFEQPVTVPQAFESGALAAVIMAQKALGKIDSIYEIANYIGDSNTYQPDPENFQAYRELAPIFIRLSRQLQTEYDNIARFQREHSR; encoded by the coding sequence ATGGATTATATGATTGGTGTCGATTTGGGGACGACGTCCACCAAGGCGGTACTCTTTGACGATCAAAACAAGGTGGTGGCTCAGTCTAACATGGGCTACGACCTCTATCGTGACATCCCCGACATGGCCGAAGAAGACATGGAAGAAATCTTTGTGGCCTTTGTCAATTCAATTGGATCAGTCATCCGTAAGGTTGATTTGTCCGATGGGGATAAGATTGCGGCCGTTTCCTTTTCATCAGCCATGCACTCGCTGATTGCCTTTGATGAGGATTGGAAGCCTTTGACCCGGGTCATTACCTGGGCCGATACCCGGGCAGTCGATTACTCAGACAAGCTCAAGGAAAGTGGCCTGGGACAAGAAATTTATAGTAAGACTGGCACGCCCATCCACCCAATGGCACCGCTGTCAAAGCTGATGTGGCTCAAGGCCGAGCATCCCGAAATCGCCGATAAGGCGGCCCACTACCTGGGTATTAAGGAATTCATCTTCCACCGCCTCTTTGGGGCCAATAAGATGGATATCTCCATCGCCTCTGGAACCGGTCTATTTAACATCTTTGACCTGAAGTGGGATAAGCAGGCTCTAGAAGTGGCCGGCATTACCGAAAAGCAGTTGCCTGAGCCGGTTTCTCCTTACGAATACGAAACCAAGATGCTGCCTAAGTATGCAGCGGTTATGGGTCTGCTAGAAGACACACCCTTTGTCTACGGCGCCGGGGATGGACCCTTGTCTAACCTCGGTGTTGATGCTGTTAAACCTGGGGTGGCGGCGATTACGATTGGTACTTCCGGTGCCATTCGGGTCACTTCCGATAAGCCAGTAATTGACCCTAAGGGTCGGACCTTTACCTATGCCCTGGATAAGGACCACTGGGTGGTCGGTGGACCGGTTAACAACGGTGGCGATGTCTTCCGTTGGGCCCGCGACAACCTTTTTGATGCCGAAAAGTCGACGGCGGCCTTGTTGGGACGCGATGCCTACGACTTGATGACCGAGATTGCGGCCCGGATTCCAGCTGGTTCCGACGGCCTGCTCTTCCACCCCTACCTGGGTGGTGAGCGTGCGCCCATCTGGGATGCCAACGCCCGGGGTTCCTTCTTTGGTTTGAACCACAGCCACACCCGCGCCAACATGCTGCGGGCGGTGCTTGAAGGGATTACCTTTAACGTTTACATGGTTTCCTTGGCCCTAGAAGAAGTTGTTGGGAGCTTGAAGTCGATTCAGGCAACCGGTGGCTTTGCCCGGTCACCATTATGGCGGCAAATGTTTGCGGACATTTTCGAACAGCCGGTTACGGTCCCTCAGGCCTTTGAGTCGGGTGCCTTAGCCGCTGTCATCATGGCCCAAAAGGCCCTTGGTAAGATTGACAGTATCTATGAAATCGCCAACTACATTGGTGATTCCAATACCTACCAACCTGATCCAGAAAACTTCCAGGCCTACCGTGAACTGGCACCAATCTTTATCCGCCTGTCACGTCAGTTGCAGACCGAGTACGATAATATCGCCCGCTTCCAGCGGGAACACTCACGTTAA
- a CDS encoding gluconate:H+ symporter, translated as MAFIMLGVSILILLLLITKLKLNTFVALVITAFILALLLGMPPMKIPDAVLGNQGMGNILGSNAVIFIFGGMIGRLVADAGGSYRIAKTLIDWFGLKRLQWAVLLASFIIGISMIFGVGMVLLIPIVFAVAIEAGVPLLSLGISMTAALSSAQGFLPPQPAPTAVASQLHANVGLMLMVGLVVAITTAVVAGPVFTKLAQKYAPDAFQFKPYIEAVGEVQEYDLEKSPSFGLSVLTSVFPLIFMVIATIYKLVVTGSKVPAHPDMAYQIIDFLANPAVAMTISLVFAIFAMGIFQGRDMKTVGASLNEGMMAVAGILLIVGGGGALRGVLVSSGMSNQIASLFQSHGAMSPIMIVIFAWAVASILRIAVGSATVAGITAVGVVNGILASNPHGDMLLVLVALAIGAGSLIASHVNDAGFWIFKEFFDLSVKQTFQIWTVLETVISITGLIVILIFTAIFV; from the coding sequence ATGGCCTTTATTATGTTAGGGGTTTCCATCTTAATCTTGCTCTTATTGATTACCAAGCTTAAGTTGAATACCTTTGTTGCTTTGGTTATTACCGCCTTTATCCTGGCCTTACTGCTGGGTATGCCACCAATGAAAATTCCGGATGCCGTGCTTGGTAACCAGGGAATGGGCAATATCTTAGGTTCTAACGCCGTCATCTTCATCTTTGGTGGCATGATTGGTCGTTTGGTGGCCGATGCCGGTGGTTCTTACCGGATTGCTAAAACCCTAATTGACTGGTTTGGTCTCAAGCGCCTGCAGTGGGCAGTCTTGCTGGCCTCATTTATTATCGGGATTTCGATGATTTTTGGGGTGGGGATGGTGCTCTTAATCCCAATCGTCTTCGCCGTGGCCATTGAGGCCGGCGTGCCCCTCCTGTCATTAGGAATTTCAATGACAGCGGCCCTGAGTTCAGCCCAGGGATTTTTGCCTCCACAACCAGCCCCTACGGCGGTGGCTTCCCAGTTGCATGCCAACGTGGGACTAATGCTGATGGTTGGTCTGGTGGTTGCCATTACGACGGCCGTGGTGGCGGGTCCAGTCTTTACTAAGCTGGCTCAGAAATATGCCCCAGATGCCTTCCAGTTTAAGCCCTACATCGAAGCGGTGGGGGAGGTCCAGGAATACGACCTGGAGAAGTCGCCTAGCTTTGGTCTATCGGTACTGACCTCAGTCTTTCCCCTAATCTTCATGGTGATTGCCACGATTTACAAGTTGGTGGTCACTGGTAGTAAGGTGCCCGCTCATCCGGACATGGCCTACCAAATTATCGACTTCTTAGCCAACCCAGCCGTGGCCATGACCATTTCTTTGGTCTTTGCCATCTTTGCCATGGGTATTTTCCAGGGCCGTGACATGAAGACGGTCGGCGCCTCCTTGAACGAGGGGATGATGGCCGTGGCCGGCATTCTGTTGATTGTCGGTGGTGGTGGTGCCCTGCGTGGGGTCCTGGTTAGTTCTGGCATGTCCAACCAAATCGCCAGTCTCTTCCAGTCCCACGGTGCCATGAGCCCCATCATGATTGTTATCTTTGCCTGGGCAGTGGCCTCAATCCTGCGAATTGCCGTTGGGTCCGCCACGGTGGCCGGGATTACGGCCGTTGGGGTGGTTAACGGTATCTTGGCTAGCAACCCCCATGGGGACATGCTCCTGGTACTGGTGGCCTTGGCCATCGGTGCTGGTTCATTGATTGCTTCCCACGTCAACGATGCTGGTTTCTGGATTTTCAAAGAGTTCTTTGACCTGTCAGTAAAGCAGACCTTCCAGATTTGGACGGTCTTAGAGACTGTTATTTCCATTACTGGATTGATTGTTATTTTGATTTTTACCGCTATCTTTGTCTAG
- a CDS encoding APC family permease: protein MKNKKIGLVQLVLLGLGSLIGSGWLFGSWEATMVAGPAAILSWIVGALVIGAIAYNYVELGAMFPESGGMSKYAQYTHGSLLGFIASWANWVSLVTIIPIEAVAAVQYMSTWPWAWANWTHHFVVRGEITTPGLMVVFGFIAIFTLLNYWSVELLTRFTTFISFFKLGVPILTIVMLTLSGFHPQNYGSNLHEFMPYGSAPIFAATTVSGIIFSFNAFQTIINMGSEVENPKRNIYRGITISLGISALLYILIQSTFITAIDPSDIAKYGWHGINFQSPFADLAILLGIHWLAVLLYVDAFVSPFGTGVSFVASTGRALAAMTSNNHIPKFVGKINEAYGIPRIAMVTNAVLSMLMVSIFRSWGTLAAVISTATLIAYLTGPVTVMSLRKMAPNFTRPVKSKLMKYMAPIAFVLASLATYWAMWPTTVEVIILIALGLPFYFFYEMRQGWDKERAKKQLAGSTWMIGYLVVLSLMSYIGSKEFHGQGWVPYPLDFLMVIIVALGFYFWGTGSRLKTGAFRRAQKVNSKVEK from the coding sequence ATGAAAAATAAAAAGATTGGCTTAGTCCAGTTAGTATTACTTGGACTGGGTTCATTAATTGGATCAGGATGGCTCTTTGGATCATGGGAAGCAACCATGGTTGCTGGACCAGCAGCCATCCTCTCCTGGATTGTCGGTGCCCTCGTGATTGGCGCCATTGCCTATAACTACGTGGAATTGGGGGCGATGTTCCCCGAATCCGGGGGAATGAGTAAGTATGCCCAGTACACGCACGGTTCGCTCTTAGGATTTATCGCCTCATGGGCCAACTGGGTTTCCCTGGTTACCATTATCCCAATTGAAGCGGTGGCTGCCGTTCAGTATATGAGTACCTGGCCTTGGGCCTGGGCTAACTGGACCCACCACTTCGTGGTCCGTGGTGAAATTACCACACCCGGTTTGATGGTGGTCTTTGGCTTTATCGCCATCTTCACTCTCTTGAACTATTGGTCAGTTGAGCTGTTGACCCGCTTTACGACCTTTATTTCATTCTTCAAGTTGGGTGTGCCAATTTTGACGATTGTCATGCTGACTTTGTCAGGCTTCCATCCACAAAACTACGGTTCTAACCTGCACGAGTTCATGCCTTATGGTAGTGCGCCGATCTTTGCGGCCACGACCGTTTCTGGAATTATCTTCTCCTTCAACGCCTTCCAGACCATTATTAACATGGGTAGTGAAGTTGAGAATCCTAAGCGTAACATTTACCGTGGTATCACTATTTCACTTGGTATCAGTGCCTTACTCTACATCTTGATTCAGAGTACCTTTATTACGGCCATTGATCCTTCTGACATTGCTAAGTACGGTTGGCACGGTATTAACTTCCAGTCACCATTCGCTGACTTGGCCATCCTGCTGGGTATTCACTGGTTAGCAGTGCTGCTCTACGTTGATGCCTTTGTTTCACCATTTGGTACCGGGGTTTCCTTCGTGGCCTCAACTGGCCGGGCACTAGCAGCCATGACCAGTAACAACCACATCCCTAAGTTTGTTGGTAAGATTAACGAAGCCTATGGTATTCCTCGGATTGCCATGGTGACCAACGCCGTCTTGAGTATGCTGATGGTGTCAATCTTCCGTTCTTGGGGAACGCTGGCCGCTGTGATTTCGACGGCGACGCTGATTGCTTATCTGACTGGACCGGTTACGGTTATGTCACTGCGTAAGATGGCCCCTAACTTCACCCGTCCGGTTAAGTCCAAGCTGATGAAGTACATGGCGCCAATTGCCTTTGTGCTGGCCTCACTGGCTACTTACTGGGCAATGTGGCCAACCACGGTCGAAGTTATCATCCTGATTGCCTTAGGTCTGCCTTTCTATTTCTTCTACGAAATGCGGCAGGGCTGGGACAAGGAACGGGCTAAGAAGCAGTTAGCCGGTAGTACTTGGATGATTGGTTACCTGGTGGTCCTTTCCCTGATGTCTTACATCGGTAGTAAGGAATTCCACGGCCAGGGTTGGGTACCATACCCACTCGACTTCTTGATGGTAATCATTGTTGCCCTTGGCTTCTACTTCTGGGGAACTGGTAGCCGCCTGAAGACTGGGGCTTTCCGCCGGGCTCAGAAGGTTAACAGCAAGGTCGAAAAGTAA